A single region of the Gorilla gorilla gorilla isolate KB3781 chromosome 1, NHGRI_mGorGor1-v2.1_pri, whole genome shotgun sequence genome encodes:
- the BCAN gene encoding brevican core protein, protein MAQLFLPLLAALVLAQAPAALADVLEGDSSEDRAFRVRIAGDAPLQGVLGGALTIPCHVHYLRPPPSRRAVLGSPRVKWTFLSGGREAEVLVARGVRVKVNEAYRFRVALPAYPASLTDVSLALSELRPNDSGIYRCEVQHGIDDSSDAVEVKVKGVVFLYREGSARYAFSFSGAQEACARIGAHIATPEQLYAAYLGGYEQCDAGWLSDQTVRYPIQTPREACYGDMDGFPGVRNYGVVDPDDLYDVYCYAEDLNGELFLGDPPEKLTLEEARAYCQERGAEIATTGQLYAAWNGGLDHCSPGWLADGSVRYPIVTPSQRCGGGLPGVKTLFLFPNQTGFPNKHSRFNVYCFRDSAQPSAIPEASNPASDGLEAIVTVTETLEELQLPQEAIESESRGAIYSIPIMEDGGGGSSTPEDPAEAPRTLLEFETQSMVPPTGFSEEEGKALEEEEKYEDDEEKEEEEEEEEVEDEALWAWPSELSSPGPEASLPTEPAAQEESLSQAPARAVLQPGASPLPDGESEASRPPRVHGPPTETLPTPRERNLASPSPSTLVEAREVGEATGGPELSGVPRGESEETGSSEGAPSLLPATRAPEGTRELEAPSEDNSGRTAPAGTSVQAQPVLPTDSASRGGVAVVPASGDCVPSPCHNGGTCLEEEEGVRCLCLPGYGGDLCDVGLRFCNPGWDAFQGACYKHFSTRRSWEEAETQCRMYGAHLASISTPEEQDFINNRYREYQWIGLNDRTIEGDFLWSDGVPLLYENWNPGQPDSYFLSGENCVVMVWHDQGQWSDVPCNYHLSYTCKMGLVSCGPPPELPLAQVFGRPRLRYEVDTVLRYRCREGLAQRNLPLIRCQENGRWEAPQISCVPRRPARALHPEKDPEGRQGRLLGRWKALLIPPSSPMPGP, encoded by the exons AGGACCGCGCTTTTCGCGTGCGCATCGCGGGCGACGCGCCACTGCAGGGCGTGCTCGGCGGCGCCCTCACCATCCCTTGCCACGTCCACTACCTGCGGCCACCGCCGAGCCGCCGGGCTGTGCTGGGCTCTCCGCGGGTCAAGTGGACTTTCCTGTCCGGgggccgggaggcagaggtgctgGTGGCGCGGGGAGTGCGCGTCAAGGTGAACGAGGCCTACCGGTTCCGCGTGGCACTGCCTGCGTACCCAGCGTCGCTCACCGATGTCTCCCTGGCGCTGAGCGAGCTGCGCCCCAACGACTCAGGTATCTATCGCTGTGAGGTCCAGCACGGCATCGATGACAGCAGCGACGCTGTGGAGGTCAAGGTCAAAG GGGTCGTCTTTCTCTACCGAGAGGGCTCTGCCCGCTATGCTTTCTCCTTTTCTGGGGCCCAGGAGGCCTGTGCCCGCATTGGAGCCCACATCGCCACCCCGGAGCAGCTCTATGCCGCCTACCTTGGGGGCTATGAGCAATGTGATGCTGGCTGGCTGTCGGATCAGACCgtgag GTATCCCATCCAGACCCCACGAGAGGCCTGTTACGGAGACATGGATGGCTTCCCCGGGGTCCGGAACTATGGTGTGGTGGACCCGGATGACCTCTATGATGTGTACTGTTATGCTGAAGACCTAAATG GAGAACTGTTCCTGGGTGACCCTCCAGAAAAGCTGACTTTGGAGGAAGCACGGGCGTACTGCCAGGAGCGGGGTGCAGAGATTGCCACCACGGGCCAACTGTATGCAGCCTGGAATGGTGGCCTGGACCACTGCAGCCCAGGGTGGCTAGCTGATGGCAGTGTGCGCTACCCCATCGTCACACCCAGCCAGCGCTGTGGTGGGGGTTTGCCTGGTGTCAAgactctcttcctcttccccaacCAGACTGGCTTCCCCAATAAGCACAGCCGCTTCAACGTCTACTGCTTCCGAG ACTCAGCCCAGCCTTCTGCCATCCCTGAGGCCTCCAACCCAGCCTCTGATGGACTAGAGGCTATCGTCACAGTGACAGAGACCCTGGAGGAACTGCAGCTGCCTCAGGAAGCCATAGAGAGTGAATCCCGTGGGGCTATCTACTCCATCCCCATCATGGAGGACGGAGGAGGTGGAAGCTCCACTCCAGAAGACCCAGCAGAGGCCCCTAGGACGCTCCTAG AATTTGAAACGCAATCCATGGTACCGCCCACGGGGTTCTCAGAAGAGGAAGGCAAGGCattggaggaagaagagaaatatgaagatgatgaagagaaagaggaggaagaagaagaggaggaggtggaggatgaggctctgtgggcatggccCAGCGAGCTCAGCAGCCCGggccctgaggcctctctccccaCTGAGCCAGCAGCCCAGGAGGAGTCACTCTCCCAGGCGCCAGCAAGGGCAGTCCTGCAGCCTGGTGCATCACCACTTCCTGATGGAGAGTCAGAAGCTTCCAGGCCTCCAAGGGTCCATGGACCACCTACTGAGACTCTGCCCACTCCCAGGGAGAGGAACCTAGCATCCCCATCACCTTCCACTCTGGTTGAGGCAAGAGAGGTGGGGGAGGCAACTGGTGGTCCTGAGCTATCTGGGGTCCCTCGAGGAGAGAGCGAGGAGACAGGAAGCTCCGAGGGTGCCCCTTCCCTGCTTCCAGCCACACGGGCCCCTGAGGGTACCAGGGAGCTGGAGGCCCCCTCTGAAGATAATTCTGGAAGAACTGCCCCAGCAGGGACCTCAGTGCAGGCCCAGCCAGTGCTGCCCACTGACAGCGCCAGCCGAGGTGGAGTGGCCGTGGTCCCCGCATCAG GTGACTgtgtccccagcccctgccacaATGGTGGGACATgcttggaggaggaggaaggggtccGCTGCCTATGTCTGCCTGGCTATGGGGGGGACCTGTGCGATGTTG GCCTCCGCTTCTGCAACCCCGGCTGGGACGCCTTCCAGGGCGCCTGCTACAAGCACTTTTCCACACGAAGGagctgggaggaggcagagacCCAGTGCCGGATGTACGGCGCGCATCTGGCCAGCATCAGCACGCCCGAGGAACAGGACTTCATCAACA ACCGGTACCGGGAGTACCAGTGGATCGGACTCAACGACAGGACCATCGAAGGCGACTTCTTGTGGTCGGATGGCGTCCCCCTG CTCTATGAGAACTGGAACCCTGGGCAGCCTGACAGCTACTTCCTGTCTGGAGAGAACTGCGTGGTCATGGTGTGGCATGATCAGGGACAATGGAGTGACGTGCCCTGCAACTACCACCTGTCCTACACCTGCAAGATGGGGCTGG TGTCCTGTGGGCCGCCACCGGAGCTGCCCCTGGCTCAAGTGTTTGGCCGCCCACGGCTGCGCTATGAGGTGGACACTGTGCTTCGCTACCGGTGCCGGGAAGGACTGGCCCAGCGCAATCTGCCGCTGATCCGATGCCAAGAGAACGGTCGTTGGGAGGCCCCCCAGATCTCCTGTGTGCCCAGAAGACCT GCCCGAGCTCTGCACCCAGAGAAGGACCCAGAAGGACGTCAGGGGAGGCTACTGGGACGCTGGAAGGCGCTGTTGATCCCCCCTTCCAGCCCCATGCCAGGTCCCTAG